In Paenibacillus sp. FSL M7-0420, a single genomic region encodes these proteins:
- a CDS encoding DUF350 domain-containing protein, which produces MTIVINLVVSILTIVLLQVLGMVIFALMTPFKDMEELKKGNVAVGLAFGGKFLATAVILGVAAYTNTSIWFMMLWFAVGYVCLIASYWIFELFTPGFRISEQLEKGNVAVGVMLCMVFIGTAFAVSSLII; this is translated from the coding sequence ATGACGATCGTAATTAATCTGGTGGTTAGTATTCTGACCATTGTTCTGCTTCAGGTGCTGGGTATGGTGATCTTTGCGCTCATGACTCCTTTCAAGGATATGGAGGAGCTGAAAAAGGGAAATGTTGCGGTAGGCCTGGCGTTCGGCGGCAAGTTCCTGGCTACGGCGGTCATTCTAGGCGTGGCCGCCTACACAAATACCTCCATCTGGTTCATGATGCTCTGGTTCGCTGTGGGGTATGTCTGCCTGATCGCTTCTTACTGGATCTTCGAGCTGTTCACGCCCGGCTTCCGGATTTCAGAGCAGCTGGAGAAGGGAAATGTTGCGGTCGGCGTCATGCTCTGCATGGTGTTCATCGGGACGGCCTTCGCGGTCAGCAGTCTGATTATCTAG
- a CDS encoding signal peptide protein, which produces MFKDREGHAAGRRARGTLLTTVLLLAVMVLSACSANSGGSVFHTGTDTSDSVSRVPWDYRVVEGKVGDLVGSDMTILPDNELLPNDGNYATGDTVWTLQFMDAELITDADQKNEIKLSAWTTLKSYADQKAATEDLANLKVSITTDVDLVGVYKTEYQSKTRNFAVLELPSGNRIKQPIDDKRYTALEKQKKVSVVLEEVHDFADYDSAYAKFRGWAK; this is translated from the coding sequence ATGTTCAAGGATAGAGAGGGGCATGCTGCCGGGCGCAGAGCCCGGGGCACCCTGCTGACTACAGTGCTGCTGCTGGCGGTTATGGTGCTGAGTGCATGCTCAGCGAACAGCGGCGGCAGTGTATTTCATACCGGCACTGATACGTCGGATAGTGTATCGCGTGTACCATGGGATTACCGGGTGGTGGAAGGCAAGGTTGGCGATCTGGTCGGCAGCGATATGACTATATTGCCGGATAATGAGCTGCTTCCCAACGACGGGAATTATGCTACAGGCGACACCGTCTGGACGCTCCAGTTCATGGATGCCGAGCTGATAACGGACGCTGACCAGAAGAATGAGATTAAGCTGTCCGCCTGGACGACACTTAAGTCTTACGCCGACCAGAAGGCGGCCACAGAGGATCTGGCTAATCTCAAGGTGTCCATCACAACGGATGTGGACCTGGTTGGCGTGTACAAGACGGAATACCAGAGCAAGACCAGAAATTTCGCAGTGCTGGAGCTGCCTTCCGGCAACCGGATCAAGCAGCCGATTGACGACAAGCGCTATACCGCGCTGGAGAAGCAGAAGAAAGTCTCAGTGGTGCTGGAGGAAGTACATGATTTCGCCGACTATGATTCGGCCTATGCGAAATTTCGGGGGTGGGCTAAATGA
- a CDS encoding potassium channel protein, whose amino-acid sequence MHFLIQLSGKLLHLKKKSIAFIILAFILLSATIAFLLEPDTFHSWFNAFYWVMTTMATVGYGDYFAATVTGKVFTIFLYIFGIGLLSLVIGKIIDAMGEMQRRRGAGTLTFHGHNHVVLINWNRKTQAAVDEILCYDGECKVVIIDENGRHPLESMEQVHFISGDAASDDILLKANIGSARAAIVFSDTRIDEASLSDGKSLLIASSIERIAPQVHTTVEIMQEKNIQNFKHVQVNEFVLSHDAISRLAVRSALQEGNSEVITQLLSREHGDDIFEIPRRSGWTTYGEAFQDLLRQGATLLSDRGDLGINRKLDQAIPADARLYIVADEATYRRIKES is encoded by the coding sequence TTGCATTTTCTAATCCAATTATCCGGTAAGCTGCTTCATCTCAAGAAGAAGTCCATTGCCTTTATTATTCTGGCCTTCATTCTTCTAAGTGCAACCATCGCCTTCCTGCTGGAGCCGGATACGTTTCATAGCTGGTTCAACGCCTTTTATTGGGTAATGACCACCATGGCTACCGTCGGGTATGGCGATTACTTTGCCGCTACCGTCACCGGCAAGGTGTTTACGATTTTCTTATATATCTTTGGCATCGGTCTGCTCAGTCTGGTGATCGGCAAGATTATCGATGCCATGGGCGAGATGCAGCGCAGGAGAGGAGCCGGAACCTTGACCTTTCACGGGCACAATCATGTGGTGCTGATTAACTGGAACCGCAAGACACAGGCGGCAGTGGATGAGATTCTGTGTTACGACGGGGAATGCAAAGTAGTCATTATTGATGAGAACGGACGGCATCCGCTGGAATCCATGGAGCAGGTCCACTTCATCAGCGGCGATGCTGCGAGCGATGACATTCTGCTGAAGGCGAATATCGGGAGCGCCAGAGCAGCGATTGTGTTCAGCGACACCCGTATTGACGAAGCTTCCTTAAGCGACGGCAAGTCGCTGTTGATTGCTTCCAGCATTGAGCGGATTGCCCCGCAGGTACATACTACCGTAGAGATTATGCAGGAGAAGAACATTCAGAACTTCAAGCATGTGCAGGTGAACGAGTTCGTGCTCTCCCATGATGCCATCTCCAGACTGGCCGTCCGCTCTGCCCTGCAGGAGGGCAATTCAGAGGTCATTACTCAGCTGCTCAGCCGCGAGCACGGGGATGATATCTTTGAGATTCCCCGCCGCAGCGGCTGGACAACCTATGGAGAGGCCTTTCAGGATCTGCTGCGCCAGGGGGCGACCCTGTTGTCCGACCGCGGCGATCTGGGCATTAACCGTAAGCTTGACCAGGCGATTCCGGCAGACGCCAGACTCTACATCGTCGCTGATGAGGCTACGTACCGGAGAATTAAAGAGAGCTAG